A single Nostoc sp. PCC 7107 DNA region contains:
- a CDS encoding NAD(P)H-quinone oxidoreductase subunit 4 encodes MNTANFPWLTTIILFPIAASLLIPIIPDKDGKTVRWYSLIIGLLDFALIVYAFYTGYDFSNPDLQLFESYAWVPQLDLKWSVGADGLSMPLILLTGFITTLAILAAWPVTLKPRLFYFLILAMYGGQIAVFAVQDMLLFFLVWELELVPIYFLLSIWGGKKRQYAATKFILYTAGGSLFILLSALTMGFYGDTITFDMRSLALKDFALNFQLALYAGFLIAYAVKLPIIPLHTWLPDAHGEATAPVHMLLAGILLKMGGYALIRMNAQMLPDAHAYFAPVLVVLGVVNIIYAALTSFAQRNLKRKIAYSSISHMGFVLIGLASFTDLGLSGAVLQMVSHGLIGASLFFLVGATYDRTHTLMLDEMGGVGKRMQKIFAMFTTCSMASLALPGMSGFVAELMVFVGFATSDAYSSTFKVIVVFLMAVGVILTPIYLLSMLREIFYGKENEELVSHQKLIDAEPREVFIIACLLVPIIGIGFYPKLLTQIYDATTVQLTARLRDSVPTLAQEKEAAPKLSLNAPKIGN; translated from the coding sequence ATGAATACAGCTAATTTCCCGTGGCTGACGACGATTATCCTATTTCCGATTGCGGCATCACTCCTGATTCCGATCATCCCTGATAAAGATGGTAAAACTGTGCGCTGGTATTCCCTGATTATTGGGTTACTAGACTTTGCATTGATTGTCTACGCCTTTTATACCGGGTATGACTTCTCCAATCCAGATTTGCAGCTGTTTGAAAGTTATGCCTGGGTACCACAACTAGATTTGAAGTGGTCAGTAGGGGCAGATGGCTTATCTATGCCCCTAATTCTTTTGACTGGATTCATTACTACCCTGGCAATTTTGGCAGCATGGCCTGTAACCCTCAAACCCAGGCTATTTTACTTTTTGATTTTGGCGATGTATGGCGGTCAAATTGCCGTCTTCGCCGTACAGGATATGCTGTTATTTTTCCTGGTGTGGGAACTGGAACTAGTACCGATATACTTCCTACTGTCGATTTGGGGAGGTAAGAAGCGGCAATATGCAGCCACAAAGTTTATTTTGTACACAGCTGGTGGTTCGCTGTTTATTTTGCTGTCTGCCCTGACAATGGGATTTTACGGCGATACGATAACATTTGATATGCGATCGCTCGCTTTAAAAGATTTCGCCCTAAATTTCCAACTGGCGCTGTATGCTGGCTTCCTGATTGCCTACGCTGTCAAGTTACCCATTATTCCCTTGCACACATGGCTACCTGATGCCCACGGTGAAGCTACAGCCCCAGTACACATGTTATTAGCAGGTATTCTCTTGAAAATGGGCGGTTACGCCTTAATTCGGATGAATGCCCAAATGCTTCCTGATGCCCACGCTTATTTTGCACCGGTGTTAGTGGTTTTGGGGGTGGTTAACATTATCTACGCCGCCCTGACATCCTTTGCCCAGCGCAACCTCAAGCGAAAAATTGCTTATTCCTCAATATCTCACATGGGCTTTGTCCTCATCGGTCTCGCCTCCTTCACAGATTTGGGATTGAGTGGGGCAGTTTTACAAATGGTGTCTCACGGCTTAATTGGGGCAAGTTTATTCTTTCTGGTCGGTGCAACTTACGATCGCACACACACCCTCATGCTAGATGAAATGGGTGGTGTTGGTAAGCGAATGCAGAAAATTTTCGCTATGTTTACTACCTGTTCAATGGCTTCTTTAGCATTACCAGGAATGAGTGGTTTCGTAGCAGAATTGATGGTATTTGTGGGCTTTGCCACTAGCGATGCTTATAGCTCTACCTTTAAAGTTATCGTAGTGTTCTTGATGGCAGTTGGTGTGATTTTAACGCCAATTTATTTGCTATCGATGTTGCGGGAAATTTTCTACGGCAAAGAAAATGAGGAATTAGTTTCTCACCAGAAACTTATCGATGCTGAACCCCGTGAAGTCTTTATCATTGCTTGTTTGCTAGTGCCAATTATTGGGATTGGTTTCTATCCAAAATTGCTGACTCAAATTTACGACGCTACAACCGTACAATTGACCGCAAGATTGCGGGATTCTGTACCAACTTTGGCGCAGGAAAAAGAAGCAGCACCTAAGCTTTCATTGAATGCGCCAAAAATTGGTAATTAG
- a CDS encoding N-6 DNA methylase, whose amino-acid sequence MPFSDFTNPYQNPADIPQNYRQHINLLKLFKADGSYVRPAEDPVTMWALQILVEEYGVPLEAMELELNSDFAEGTYQGGRRYQGRADLVVYDDRYADSVGNLDVAFIMVEAMEPSKKVGGTEGEGWVDHLNRLNAYMSASPSARYAILTSGKHTVIYRRDLDYPRKLEPIGDLPKYESAREAAQHSPYTVILNPSEPDGIQTGLTPLTRDKFREVLGDTRSGCHSILRDNEGLQPQEAVDAMVKFLFAKWYDEQATIDLVKQTGESRAYVFSVSNETDPERLLVQVRDSFEKAKQWERDTLARKFGDDLGVRLAFNEADVLQFKPHTTMEIVKRLQPWSLRKSSADVKGGVFEDFLSKTFRDDLGQYFTPTPVINLMVGILQPTVNDYVGDPACGSARILTHVLDYVRKQEYAKAIANNGGSAEGINPEEPTQEFIKFRDNHLFGAEYSRNVMHVARVNTLMNGAQYADLKVMDSLERLGSITGGITEGLPERPGFYLGGLTMILTNPPFGSKLTNENVLKDFAGRDGVTKKKGKVVKSIPQEVAFLNRCLEYLAPNGKLAIVLPDGLLANSSTQDVRDWILRWARLKAVLSLPQETFAPYGAGVKSSILVLEKRAIALAIGEQIEINQIVVEEEDYKVYMARIDDIGYDASGRSKVKEEEASFCSEIQSTIKTFHEKLGWCI is encoded by the coding sequence ATGCCTTTCTCCGATTTCACCAACCCTTATCAAAATCCAGCTGACATACCACAGAATTATCGCCAGCATATAAATCTACTGAAGTTATTTAAAGCTGATGGTTCTTATGTGCGTCCAGCAGAAGACCCTGTGACGATGTGGGCGCTTCAGATTTTAGTAGAAGAGTACGGTGTTCCACTAGAGGCAATGGAACTAGAACTAAATTCAGATTTTGCCGAGGGAACTTATCAAGGTGGGCGACGCTATCAAGGACGGGCAGACCTTGTAGTTTACGATGACCGTTATGCTGATTCTGTAGGTAATTTGGATGTAGCCTTCATTATGGTGGAGGCTATGGAACCAAGTAAAAAAGTTGGCGGGACTGAAGGCGAAGGTTGGGTTGATCATCTTAACCGACTCAATGCTTACATGAGTGCTTCACCATCTGCCCGTTATGCGATTTTAACCAGTGGTAAACATACAGTAATTTATCGTCGTGACCTTGACTACCCACGCAAGTTAGAACCTATTGGCGATTTACCTAAATATGAAAGCGCCCGTGAAGCCGCACAGCACAGCCCTTATACTGTAATCCTTAATCCCAGTGAACCAGATGGGATTCAAACTGGACTAACGCCACTAACTCGTGATAAATTTCGGGAGGTTTTGGGAGACACACGATCTGGTTGTCACTCTATTCTGAGAGATAACGAGGGTTTGCAGCCACAAGAAGCCGTTGATGCAATGGTTAAATTCTTGTTTGCTAAGTGGTATGACGAACAGGCAACAATTGACTTGGTAAAGCAAACAGGAGAATCACGGGCTTATGTATTTAGTGTTAGTAATGAAACTGACCCAGAACGTTTATTAGTTCAAGTTAGAGACTCTTTTGAAAAAGCCAAGCAGTGGGAACGGGACACACTAGCGAGAAAATTTGGTGATGATTTGGGTGTGCGTTTGGCATTTAATGAAGCTGATGTGTTGCAATTCAAGCCACACACGACAATGGAAATCGTCAAGCGTTTACAGCCTTGGAGTTTGCGAAAATCTTCAGCAGATGTCAAAGGTGGAGTATTTGAGGATTTTTTAAGCAAGACTTTTCGGGATGATTTGGGGCAATATTTCACACCTACACCAGTAATTAATTTAATGGTAGGGATTTTGCAACCTACAGTAAATGATTATGTTGGCGATCCTGCTTGCGGTTCAGCGCGGATTTTGACGCACGTTTTGGATTATGTGCGTAAGCAGGAGTATGCAAAAGCAATAGCAAATAATGGTGGTAGTGCTGAAGGGATTAATCCTGAAGAACCAACCCAAGAGTTTATCAAGTTTCGAGATAATCATTTATTTGGTGCTGAATATTCTCGAAATGTGATGCACGTAGCGCGAGTTAATACTTTAATGAATGGCGCACAATATGCCGATTTAAAGGTAATGGATTCGCTGGAGCGATTGGGTAGCATTACAGGAGGAATTACAGAGGGGCTTCCAGAACGTCCAGGTTTTTATCTGGGAGGGTTGACGATGATTTTAACTAATCCTCCCTTTGGTTCTAAATTGACAAATGAAAATGTTTTGAAGGACTTTGCTGGACGAGATGGAGTGACAAAAAAAAAGGGCAAGGTTGTTAAAAGTATTCCTCAAGAAGTTGCTTTTTTAAATCGTTGTTTGGAATATCTTGCACCAAATGGAAAGTTAGCAATTGTTTTGCCTGATGGGTTATTAGCGAATAGTTCAACGCAAGATGTACGCGACTGGATTTTACGCTGGGCTAGATTGAAAGCAGTGCTGAGTTTACCACAAGAAACATTTGCACCTTATGGTGCTGGTGTTAAATCTAGTATCTTAGTTTTAGAAAAACGAGCTATTGCTCTTGCTATTGGAGAACAAATTGAAATTAATCAGATAGTTGTAGAGGAAGAAGACTATAAAGTTTATATGGCAAGAATTGATGATATTGGTTATGACGCTTCTGGGCGTTCAAAAGTAAAAGAAGAAGAGGCTTCATTTTGCTCTGAAATACAATCAACTATAAAGACCTTCCATGAAAAATTAGGATGGTGTATTTAA